In Apus apus isolate bApuApu2 chromosome 5, bApuApu2.pri.cur, whole genome shotgun sequence, the following are encoded in one genomic region:
- the SRP14 gene encoding signal recognition particle 14 kDa protein, whose product MVLLESEQFLTELTRLFQKCRTSGSVFITLKKYDGRTKPVPRKGHVETFEPADNKCLLRATDGKKKISTVVSSKEVNKFQMAYSNLLRANMDGLKKKDKKSKTKKSKATQ is encoded by the exons TTCCTGACAGAACTTACCAGACTCTTTCAAAAGTGCAGAACTTCGGGGAGTGTTTTCATAACGCTGAAAAAAT ACGATGGCCGAACAAAACCAGTCCCACGCAAAGGCCACGTAGAAACTTTTGAGCCAGCAGACAATAAGTGTCTGCTAAGAGCAACtgatggaaagaagaaaattagcaCAGTG GTGAGTTCAAAGGAAGTAAATAAATTCCAGATG GCATATTCAAATTTGCTGAGAGCTAACATGGATGgcttgaagaaaaaagacaaaaaaagcaaaaccaagaagaGTAAAGCAACCCAGTGA